A DNA window from Pseudomonadota bacterium contains the following coding sequences:
- a CDS encoding M1 family metallopeptidase has translation MACLTCAFLLSGSAFAVVKQTKGDFEDLFRQLDEVLPTPNVYRNAAGEPGPQYWQQQVDYRIDVTLDEAARRLSGELTITYHNRSPDTLRYLWLQLDQNVFRPDSIAELSNGFATAGRRGPPVRDAKDKEPPGLSLDELRRQQFLADTPPGYDILSVRAGDVDLQHTVVGTLMRVDLAEPLAPGVSTAMTIAYAYNIMEEDAVAARAGYEHFPDDEREGGNDIFLLAQWFPRLVAYTDYEGWTNKEFLSRGEFTLEFGNYEVAMTVPADHIVSSTGVLQNPAEVLTPLQRDRLSQARAAESPMFIVTPEEALEKERQGTDKTRTWRFRAENVRDFAWASSRKFIWDAQGYQQGGDVQPEVMAMSFYPKEGEPLWSKYSTAAVVHTMKVYSRFSFDYPYPTAQSVNGPVGGMEYPMITFNGPRTDLQDDGRRTYPLAEKRFLIGVVIHEIGHIYFPMTVNSDERQWTWMDEGLNSFLDGIAGREWDPDIPWGVEPRDIVDYMVSDQQVPIMTQSDSVLNLGPNAYSKPNVALNILRETILGRELFDFAFKEYARRWRFKRPTPADFFRTIEEASGVDLDWFWRGWFYTTDHVDISLDRVYQLRLDTLNPDIDFPRRRQEEADKPPSIFVQRNEEEGKTLWIDENPEVRDFYDENDQFTVTNEDRNEYLKLLDEMEPWERTALARAVKEDQKYYLLEFSNIGGLPMPIILQLTYADGETERLDIPAEIWRRSPRAVKKLLVSDRELVQVVVDPLWETADADVENNHYPRRMIPSRIETYRKEPREGWAQREIMRDINAEITPPESDEPAAEAEASDDNSDG, from the coding sequence ATGGCATGTTTGACATGCGCTTTCCTGCTGAGCGGCAGCGCGTTTGCCGTCGTGAAACAAACGAAGGGTGATTTCGAAGATCTGTTCCGTCAGCTCGACGAGGTGTTGCCGACGCCGAACGTCTACCGGAACGCCGCCGGGGAACCCGGCCCGCAATACTGGCAGCAGCAGGTGGACTACCGCATCGACGTGACGCTCGACGAAGCGGCCCGGCGACTCAGCGGTGAGCTCACCATCACGTACCACAACCGTTCTCCGGACACGTTGCGCTACCTGTGGCTGCAGCTTGACCAGAACGTTTTCCGGCCTGACTCGATCGCCGAACTCTCAAACGGCTTCGCTACCGCCGGGCGAAGAGGCCCACCCGTTCGCGACGCCAAAGACAAGGAACCGCCGGGCCTGAGCCTGGACGAACTGCGACGGCAGCAGTTCCTCGCTGATACCCCGCCGGGTTACGACATCCTGAGCGTACGCGCCGGCGACGTGGACCTTCAGCACACCGTCGTTGGAACGCTGATGCGGGTCGACCTGGCCGAACCGCTGGCGCCGGGCGTCAGCACCGCGATGACCATCGCCTATGCCTACAACATCATGGAAGAAGATGCGGTCGCGGCGCGGGCGGGTTATGAGCACTTTCCCGACGATGAGCGTGAGGGTGGCAACGACATTTTCCTGCTTGCCCAGTGGTTCCCCCGTTTGGTGGCCTACACCGACTACGAAGGCTGGACCAACAAAGAGTTTCTGAGTCGCGGCGAGTTTACGCTTGAGTTCGGTAACTACGAAGTGGCGATGACCGTACCGGCTGATCACATCGTGTCGTCGACCGGCGTGCTGCAAAACCCCGCCGAAGTACTCACGCCGCTGCAGCGCGATCGCCTTAGTCAGGCGCGTGCCGCGGAGAGTCCGATGTTCATCGTCACGCCCGAAGAGGCGCTGGAGAAAGAGCGGCAGGGCACCGACAAGACCCGCACCTGGCGGTTCAGAGCCGAAAACGTTCGCGATTTTGCCTGGGCATCCTCTCGGAAGTTCATCTGGGACGCGCAGGGCTACCAGCAGGGTGGCGACGTCCAGCCTGAAGTGATGGCCATGTCCTTCTATCCCAAAGAGGGGGAGCCGCTGTGGTCGAAGTACTCCACGGCAGCCGTCGTCCACACGATGAAGGTCTACTCGCGCTTTTCCTTTGACTACCCCTATCCGACGGCGCAGTCGGTCAACGGCCCGGTCGGCGGCATGGAATACCCGATGATCACGTTCAACGGGCCTCGCACCGACCTGCAGGACGACGGTCGCCGTACCTACCCGCTGGCCGAGAAGCGATTTCTTATTGGCGTTGTGATCCACGAAATTGGGCACATCTACTTCCCGATGACGGTGAATTCCGACGAACGCCAGTGGACCTGGATGGACGAGGGGCTGAACAGTTTTCTCGACGGAATAGCCGGGCGGGAATGGGATCCGGATATCCCTTGGGGTGTCGAACCGCGCGACATCGTCGACTACATGGTCTCGGATCAGCAGGTCCCGATCATGACCCAATCTGACAGCGTGCTGAATCTGGGGCCCAATGCCTATTCAAAGCCTAACGTTGCGCTGAACATCCTTCGCGAGACCATTCTCGGTCGCGAGCTTTTTGACTTCGCGTTCAAAGAGTACGCGCGGCGCTGGCGCTTCAAGCGCCCCACGCCGGCCGATTTCTTCCGCACCATCGAGGAAGCTTCAGGCGTTGACCTGGACTGGTTCTGGCGCGGGTGGTTTTACACCACCGACCATGTAGACATCTCCCTGGATCGGGTTTATCAGCTGCGGCTCGACACGCTCAATCCGGACATCGACTTTCCGCGCCGGCGCCAAGAAGAAGCGGACAAGCCTCCTTCGATCTTCGTCCAGCGAAACGAAGAGGAGGGCAAGACCCTGTGGATCGACGAAAACCCGGAAGTTCGGGATTTTTACGACGAGAACGACCAGTTCACCGTCACCAACGAAGACCGCAACGAGTACCTGAAGCTACTGGACGAGATGGAGCCGTGGGAGCGGACGGCGCTGGCGCGGGCGGTCAAAGAAGACCAGAAGTATTACCTGCTGGAGTTCAGCAACATCGGTGGCCTGCCCATGCCGATCATCCTGCAGCTGACCTATGCTGACGGCGAAACGGAGCGGCTGGACATTCCCGCCGAGATTTGGCGACGGTCGCCGCGCGCCGTCAAGAAGCTGCTGGTATCCGATCGTGAGCTGGTTCAGGTCGTTGTCGACCCTCTGTGGGAAACGGCTGACGCTGACGTGGAGAACAACCACTACCCGCGGCGCATGATTCCCTCGCGGATCGAGACCTACCGGAAAGAACCTCGGGAAGGCTGGGCGCAGCGCGAAATCATGCGTGACATCAATGCTGAAATCACGCCGCCGGAGTCGGACGAGCCGGCTGCCGAGGCTGAGGCTAGCGACGACAATTCCGACGGATGA
- a CDS encoding VOC family protein, with protein sequence MIPYTTVGTNDLPAATAFYDELLGMLGGKRAMDFGRGYAWAVAPDQPMFCVMKPFDEQVASVGNGVMVALAAGSSEQVDAAYARAVELGAKDEGAPGSRGDGFYGAYFRDLDGNKLCVCHISMG encoded by the coding sequence ATGATCCCTTACACCACCGTTGGAACCAACGATTTGCCTGCTGCAACCGCGTTCTATGACGAGCTGCTGGGCATGCTCGGCGGCAAGCGCGCCATGGATTTCGGCCGCGGCTACGCCTGGGCTGTGGCGCCGGACCAACCGATGTTTTGCGTCATGAAGCCGTTCGACGAGCAGGTCGCGAGCGTCGGCAACGGGGTGATGGTGGCGCTTGCTGCCGGCAGCAGCGAACAGGTCGATGCAGCCTACGCCAGAGCCGTTGAGCTGGGCGCCAAAGACGAAGGCGCCCCGGGGTCGCGCGGCGATGGTTTCTATGGCGCCTATTTCCGTGACCTGGACGGCAACAAGCTTTGCGTGTGCCATATTTCCATGGGCTGA
- a CDS encoding amidohydrolase, protein MIRPIVLLLILALVSGCGEPPAETATSADTTGVAAGPDAIYHNARIYTVDASDSWQEALALTDGKIVALGASEEVLKLAGAETQLVDLGGQTMMPGIHDTHMHPADAGISRTLECSFLTTDLTRALEILRGCIAEAEPGEWIRGGQWNEVYFVDNPKLPKIVLDEIAPNNPVFLMDWSVHHAWVNTLALEAFAIDRDTPDPSGGVIQRDVSSGEPTGLLFDNAAYSKRKLLPRYTEAQTAAALKWALDQVVPYGITTIKDAIVTTDLMAAYQALDAAGELIPRIKTSLTWKSAWALSRDDERALMGARETNRTSMIDPNFAKIMLDGVPMTYTSALLAPYEPNDVVGPDHKGKLMIPADELTRDVVELDRQGMSVKIHATGDAAARAALDAFEAARKASGNQDIIHEVSHAEMIHPDDVPRFKELNVAAEMCPILWYPIPGLTWETWFGKDRVPAWQVKTLLAAGALVTYGSDWPVVPTANPWPGIEAMVTRSDPVKSNLEPEFAEEAVDLKAAVRVFTHNSAIANRVGDRSGSLEVGKDADFIVLSQNIFEVPIRDVSATKVVLSVIGGEPVFEEQSYE, encoded by the coding sequence ATGATCAGACCGATAGTGCTGCTGTTGATCCTTGCGCTGGTGAGCGGCTGCGGCGAGCCGCCGGCGGAAACCGCGACGAGCGCTGATACCACCGGCGTCGCGGCAGGCCCGGACGCGATTTACCACAACGCCCGGATCTACACGGTTGACGCCAGCGATAGCTGGCAAGAGGCGCTGGCGCTCACCGACGGCAAGATTGTTGCGCTGGGGGCCAGCGAAGAAGTCCTCAAACTGGCGGGCGCCGAGACGCAGCTGGTGGACCTGGGAGGGCAGACGATGATGCCGGGTATCCACGATACCCACATGCATCCGGCTGACGCCGGCATCTCCCGAACGCTGGAGTGCAGTTTCCTCACAACCGACCTCACCAGGGCGCTGGAAATTCTGCGCGGGTGTATCGCCGAAGCGGAGCCGGGGGAATGGATTCGGGGTGGTCAGTGGAACGAAGTGTATTTCGTCGATAATCCCAAGCTGCCGAAGATCGTTCTCGATGAGATTGCGCCGAATAATCCGGTGTTTCTGATGGACTGGTCGGTGCACCATGCGTGGGTGAACACACTGGCGCTGGAGGCGTTTGCGATCGATCGCGATACGCCCGATCCATCGGGCGGCGTCATCCAGCGCGACGTGAGCAGCGGTGAGCCGACGGGCCTGCTGTTCGACAACGCGGCCTACAGCAAGCGAAAGCTGCTGCCACGCTACACCGAAGCGCAAACCGCCGCGGCGCTGAAGTGGGCGCTGGACCAGGTGGTGCCCTACGGCATCACCACGATCAAAGACGCGATTGTCACCACCGACCTGATGGCCGCTTACCAGGCCCTGGACGCGGCCGGCGAGCTGATTCCCCGAATCAAGACCAGCCTGACCTGGAAAAGCGCTTGGGCTTTGTCCCGCGACGATGAGCGGGCGTTGATGGGGGCTCGAGAAACCAACCGCACGTCGATGATCGATCCAAACTTCGCCAAGATCATGCTGGACGGCGTGCCCATGACGTACACCTCGGCCCTGCTGGCGCCCTACGAGCCCAACGACGTGGTGGGTCCCGACCATAAGGGCAAGCTGATGATTCCGGCAGATGAGCTGACCCGCGACGTGGTGGAGCTGGATCGACAGGGCATGAGCGTCAAAATCCACGCGACCGGCGACGCGGCCGCCCGGGCGGCACTGGATGCATTCGAGGCCGCCAGGAAAGCCAGCGGCAACCAGGACATCATTCACGAGGTGTCCCATGCGGAAATGATTCATCCCGATGACGTTCCCCGCTTTAAGGAGCTGAACGTTGCCGCCGAGATGTGCCCCATCTTGTGGTATCCAATACCTGGGCTGACCTGGGAAACCTGGTTCGGCAAAGATCGGGTTCCCGCATGGCAGGTCAAAACGCTGCTGGCGGCCGGAGCATTGGTGACCTATGGCTCCGACTGGCCGGTGGTCCCCACCGCCAATCCGTGGCCTGGTATCGAGGCCATGGTCACGCGCAGTGACCCGGTCAAGAGCAACCTGGAGCCCGAGTTTGCGGAGGAGGCTGTGGACCTCAAAGCCGCGGTGCGCGTGTTTACCCATAACAGCGCCATTGCCAACCGGGTAGGTGATCGGTCGGGATCGCTGGAAGTCGGCAAAGACGCCGACTTTATAGTGTTGAGTCAGAACATTTTTGAGGTGCCGATTCGGGACGTCAGCGCGACTAAGGTGGTGCTGTCCGTGATCGGCGGGGAACCGGTCTTTGAGGAGCAATCATATGAGTAA
- a CDS encoding GIY-YIG nuclease family protein produces MLERWSVYMIEASDGRLYTGVSTDPERRFSEHQSGGRRAARFFRGRTPTRIAYVEAGHTRSSALKREAAIKKLSRRQKLALASRT; encoded by the coding sequence GTGCTGGAACGCTGGTCGGTCTATATGATTGAAGCCAGCGACGGTCGGCTCTACACCGGCGTCAGCACGGACCCGGAGCGCCGATTCAGCGAGCATCAAAGCGGCGGCCGCCGGGCGGCCCGCTTCTTCCGCGGCCGCACCCCGACGCGTATCGCGTACGTCGAAGCCGGACACACTCGGTCCAGTGCCCTCAAGCGGGAAGCCGCGATCAAAAAGCTCAGCCGACGTCAGAAGCTGGCGCTGGCGTCCCGAACCTGA
- a CDS encoding ABC transporter substrate-binding protein, whose protein sequence is MRVATLLPSATDMVLALGHEDDLVGVSHSCDLPPNIKPLRRLTATVVPSERSSETIDTFVRDHLNTNTALYELDIVALEKAAPDVIVSQGLCDVCAVATGDVEEAIASLPGKPTLVDLNPNNLDDIFTDLRRLGDVLGSTDRATELEASLRQRVAQVAEQSRRITGASRPRVAFLEWLKPLFNAGHWNPELVELAGATEVLGRPGLPSQTTDIEQLVAADPDILMIACCGYHVPETLADLRAMDEIPEWRDLRAVSGGRVFVADGQDYFARPSPSVVDALERLAVTLHPTDFPSLLAAPFRKASNFTY, encoded by the coding sequence TTGCGGGTCGCCACACTGCTCCCCAGCGCCACCGACATGGTGCTTGCGCTGGGCCACGAAGATGACCTCGTCGGCGTGTCGCACAGCTGCGACCTGCCGCCGAACATCAAACCGCTTCGGCGCCTGACAGCAACCGTTGTTCCCAGCGAGCGCTCCAGCGAGACCATCGACACCTTCGTCCGCGACCATCTGAACACCAATACCGCACTGTACGAGCTCGACATTGTCGCGCTGGAGAAAGCGGCGCCCGACGTGATTGTTTCTCAGGGGTTGTGCGATGTGTGTGCGGTGGCCACGGGGGACGTGGAGGAAGCGATTGCCTCGCTGCCCGGCAAGCCAACGCTGGTCGATCTCAATCCGAATAACCTCGATGACATCTTCACCGACCTTCGGCGCCTCGGTGATGTCCTGGGCAGCACCGATCGGGCCACCGAGCTTGAGGCGTCGCTCCGTCAGCGCGTGGCGCAGGTCGCCGAACAGAGCCGGCGGATCACCGGGGCCAGCCGTCCCAGGGTCGCGTTCCTGGAGTGGCTCAAGCCGCTGTTCAACGCCGGACACTGGAATCCGGAGCTGGTTGAGCTGGCGGGCGCTACCGAGGTGCTAGGGCGACCGGGCCTGCCGAGCCAAACCACGGACATCGAGCAGCTGGTTGCGGCCGATCCCGATATCCTGATGATCGCCTGCTGTGGCTACCACGTGCCGGAAACACTGGCTGATCTCAGGGCGATGGATGAAATTCCCGAATGGCGGGACCTGCGGGCGGTCAGCGGCGGCCGCGTGTTTGTCGCCGACGGCCAGGACTACTTTGCGCGGCCGAGCCCGTCGGTCGTCGACGCCCTCGAGCGGCTGGCCGTGACGCTGCATCCGACCGATTTTCCTTCCCTGCTCGCCGCGCCTTTTCGCAAAGCCAGCAACTTCACCTACTGA
- a CDS encoding DUF6580 family putative transport protein translates to MKHTAVQEMWRKLVARPDILLLLALVVLARLIPHPWNVTPIGAIALFAGARLDPRWSWLVAMVPMAIGDLLIGGYNPVTMLFVYVGIAGTALAGRFWLGQRLTVARGAGGVLSGSLWFFLASNFGVWAAGYYPQTWAGLIECYVMGLPFFVNTIAGDAFYASIIFGLFVWLQRSTKASAATA, encoded by the coding sequence ATGAAACACACCGCTGTTCAAGAAATGTGGCGAAAACTCGTCGCCCGGCCAGATATTCTGCTGCTGTTGGCGCTGGTGGTGCTCGCCCGACTGATTCCGCATCCATGGAACGTGACGCCCATCGGTGCGATTGCGCTGTTTGCCGGCGCTCGGCTCGATCCGCGGTGGTCCTGGCTGGTGGCGATGGTGCCGATGGCAATCGGTGATCTGCTGATCGGCGGCTACAACCCGGTAACCATGCTGTTTGTCTACGTCGGCATTGCGGGTACGGCACTGGCCGGACGCTTTTGGCTTGGGCAAAGGCTCACCGTGGCCCGAGGAGCCGGCGGCGTCTTGAGCGGCTCGCTGTGGTTTTTCCTGGCCTCAAATTTTGGTGTCTGGGCAGCCGGTTACTATCCGCAAACCTGGGCTGGCCTGATCGAGTGTTACGTGATGGGGCTGCCGTTTTTCGTCAACACGATCGCCGGTGACGCGTTTTATGCGTCGATCATCTTCGGCCTGTTTGTCTGGCTTCAGCGGTCCACCAAAGCTTCCGCAGCAACCGCCTGA
- a CDS encoding helix-turn-helix domain-containing protein, which produces MLYQNFPLSDVAPGQRFEHFSGLVNRLFSPTRCRLPKRPPAPFNGAVDTVKLERLAIANVATSAVSVDRLRSHIGQINEGSCLVKFQLAGQSSFEQCGQVAHLLPGDFVICSNTEPYRLRFDGPYRMSVLAIDEVTANRMLRNREQLLGQRMPAEDPSCALLSSFVANVAGKLSALPETMAERVEHTIIDLLGGVVTARTQSGVPVRQPAAQTLMAVKQFIETNLCDRRLGPAMIASNFAISTRYLHKLFSAEPDTVTRYIRSQRLAACHAMLQDPTARNMTITEIAIHWGFYDLSHLTHAFSERYGRCPSAVRADEDSPAA; this is translated from the coding sequence ATGCTCTATCAGAATTTTCCGCTGTCGGATGTCGCTCCCGGGCAACGCTTCGAACACTTCTCCGGTCTGGTCAATCGGCTGTTCAGTCCCACCCGATGTCGACTTCCCAAACGCCCGCCGGCGCCATTCAACGGCGCCGTCGACACGGTAAAGCTCGAGCGCCTGGCCATCGCCAACGTCGCCACCTCCGCGGTGAGCGTGGACCGACTGCGAAGCCACATTGGGCAGATCAATGAGGGCAGTTGTCTGGTGAAGTTTCAGCTCGCGGGACAGTCGAGTTTCGAACAGTGTGGGCAGGTGGCACACCTGCTGCCGGGCGACTTTGTAATCTGCTCCAACACCGAACCTTATCGGCTCCGATTTGACGGGCCCTACCGGATGTCGGTGCTGGCCATCGACGAAGTCACAGCTAACCGAATGCTGAGAAATCGGGAGCAGCTTCTCGGTCAGCGGATGCCGGCTGAAGACCCCAGCTGCGCGCTGCTGTCCAGCTTTGTCGCCAACGTCGCCGGCAAGCTGTCAGCACTGCCGGAGACGATGGCCGAGCGAGTCGAGCACACCATCATCGATCTGCTCGGGGGTGTCGTGACCGCGCGAACGCAGAGCGGCGTGCCCGTCCGGCAGCCGGCCGCGCAAACGCTCATGGCGGTGAAGCAGTTCATTGAAACAAATCTGTGCGACCGACGCCTCGGACCGGCGATGATCGCCTCAAACTTTGCGATCAGTACGCGTTACCTGCACAAGCTGTTCTCCGCGGAACCCGACACGGTTACCCGATACATCCGCTCGCAGCGGCTGGCTGCGTGCCACGCGATGCTGCAGGATCCCACGGCGCGGAATATGACCATCACCGAGATCGCTATCCATTGGGGGTTCTACGATCTGTCGCACCTGACCCACGCCTTCAGCGAACGCTACGGCCGCTGTCCGAGTGCGGTGAGGGCCGACGAGGACTCGCCCGCCGCCTGA
- a CDS encoding diguanylate cyclase → MDTQKRRPDWRLLLTTMAWVLALTLAAPSAFAQEVLVSRFKPDLPVYPQFFSVVQGADGTVYLGHDQQVLRFDGNRWSAIALPTVGPVRELAMGRDGRIWVGASNSFGYLSRDETGVDRFVDLTPTFEKALGQETFSDVWRMLVTGDAVYFAALNHLFAVSADGEPLGLWRHPGRFGAVSEVGGSVYVQWRGEGLKRLGTDGAFHMVRGGERFASPLIRNLIPLAGDEALLHTRSPELMLWSERGTRALNLAADAPLELLTGGRAVDANTVVFGGSDGTVRVLDVSRGTFEQAPVAGSFLSDVAFSNDGAVLVAGNEGVLRLPWPASWVKYARTTGLRGTVHDLVMNGQQLYAMTGAGVYQANLDGAKITGPFTRQNWSTGEAWGLLPTEDGLLLATSHELKLVRDGEAVRLGPDNLYPRYLLINEDSPDVLWTGNEHGLAVFEKRKERWVLVDRAETLGMRITSLVRAGSDTLWAGTEAHGLKRASLDRTEGLKIQLSSMGPDSGLVVGEDGFVVVSESSVGALVSTSRGTYRFDGVRFLADDLGGLSDLKPTNEVLSFFDGPNGSIWGYNYRALYSRRAGFWTVTDLSGLDSGAIDAVMLAADNSLWIGGASEVFHYKPEVSSAPGSAALSLAELVRVDSNDGDNQALPLVGELSLAGTSASVEARFRLSDLDQAASTVYRSRLLGQSERWSSWSGRGEVSYAGLTAGTYTLEAEARTGTGRIYTLEPRVFSVVPRWFEAIWARSLALLFVTALLLVAVTAMQRRQVARLAAQNRALDETVKVRTRELEVANRQLRDQAERDALTGVGNRRLFDQKMCEVFDEVLEYGTSMALLLVDVDHFKRYNDAHGHQAGDWLLSKLARVLANNVRDDTVVARYGGEEFAVVVPRCDNLSAARLARRLVRQVSEELDEVTVSIGVAGYAAERDESPDDLISRADQALYSAKNQGRNRFVLAA, encoded by the coding sequence ATGGATACTCAAAAACGCCGCCCGGATTGGCGGCTGCTGCTTACGACGATGGCCTGGGTCTTGGCCCTAACTCTGGCCGCGCCGTCTGCTTTTGCGCAGGAAGTCCTCGTATCGCGGTTTAAGCCCGACCTGCCGGTTTATCCGCAGTTCTTTTCGGTGGTGCAGGGGGCTGACGGTACCGTCTACCTGGGCCACGATCAGCAGGTCCTTCGCTTTGACGGCAATCGATGGTCCGCCATCGCGCTGCCAACCGTAGGACCGGTACGCGAGCTTGCGATGGGCCGCGATGGTCGCATCTGGGTCGGCGCCAGCAACAGCTTCGGCTACCTGAGTCGGGATGAAACGGGCGTCGACCGTTTTGTTGACCTGACCCCCACGTTTGAAAAAGCGCTTGGGCAGGAGACCTTTTCCGATGTCTGGCGGATGCTGGTGACCGGAGACGCTGTCTACTTTGCCGCGCTGAACCACCTCTTTGCCGTCAGTGCTGACGGCGAGCCGCTGGGCCTGTGGCGTCACCCGGGTCGATTCGGCGCCGTGTCTGAGGTGGGCGGCAGCGTCTATGTCCAGTGGCGCGGCGAGGGGCTCAAGCGCCTCGGGACGGACGGCGCCTTTCACATGGTTCGTGGCGGCGAGCGATTCGCCTCGCCGTTGATTCGCAATCTGATTCCACTGGCCGGCGACGAGGCCCTGCTGCACACCCGCTCTCCGGAATTGATGCTGTGGTCCGAACGCGGGACCCGGGCGCTCAACCTGGCTGCCGACGCCCCGCTCGAGCTGCTCACAGGCGGGCGCGCAGTTGACGCCAACACCGTCGTTTTCGGCGGCTCGGACGGTACGGTACGCGTGCTGGATGTCTCACGCGGTACTTTCGAGCAGGCCCCGGTCGCCGGGAGCTTTCTGTCGGACGTGGCGTTCTCCAACGACGGCGCGGTGCTCGTGGCCGGCAACGAGGGGGTGCTCCGGCTGCCCTGGCCGGCGTCCTGGGTTAAATATGCACGGACCACCGGTTTGCGGGGCACGGTGCACGACCTTGTCATGAATGGGCAGCAGCTCTATGCGATGACCGGCGCCGGGGTCTACCAAGCGAACCTGGATGGGGCGAAGATCACCGGTCCGTTCACCCGGCAAAACTGGTCCACCGGCGAAGCCTGGGGGCTGCTGCCAACCGAAGACGGCCTGCTGCTGGCGACCTCTCACGAGCTGAAGCTGGTCCGCGACGGCGAGGCGGTTCGACTGGGTCCGGACAACCTGTATCCCCGATACCTGCTGATCAATGAAGATTCCCCTGACGTGCTTTGGACGGGCAACGAGCACGGTTTGGCCGTCTTTGAGAAACGCAAAGAGCGCTGGGTGCTGGTCGACCGGGCGGAAACGCTGGGTATGCGGATAACCAGCCTGGTCCGGGCGGGTAGCGACACCCTCTGGGCGGGGACCGAAGCGCACGGTCTCAAGAGGGCATCGCTGGACCGAACTGAGGGTCTAAAGATTCAGCTTTCGTCCATGGGGCCCGACAGTGGGCTTGTGGTGGGCGAGGACGGGTTTGTCGTGGTCAGCGAGAGCTCGGTCGGCGCTTTGGTCAGCACAAGCCGCGGCACCTATCGCTTTGACGGCGTCCGCTTCCTGGCTGACGACCTTGGAGGTCTGAGCGACCTCAAGCCGACGAACGAGGTACTGTCGTTTTTCGATGGGCCTAACGGATCCATCTGGGGCTACAACTATCGAGCGCTCTACAGCCGTCGGGCCGGTTTCTGGACCGTGACGGACTTAAGTGGCTTGGACTCGGGAGCGATCGATGCCGTGATGCTGGCGGCAGATAACTCGCTTTGGATCGGCGGGGCCAGTGAAGTATTCCACTACAAGCCGGAGGTCTCGTCCGCACCCGGCAGCGCGGCGCTCAGCCTGGCGGAGCTCGTTCGGGTGGACAGCAACGATGGTGACAACCAGGCACTGCCTCTGGTGGGAGAGCTCAGCCTGGCCGGCACTAGCGCCAGCGTTGAGGCGCGATTCCGACTGAGCGATCTGGATCAGGCCGCCTCAACCGTCTATCGCAGCCGTTTGCTGGGTCAGAGCGAACGCTGGTCGAGCTGGAGCGGGCGTGGCGAGGTCAGCTACGCAGGCCTGACGGCCGGAACGTATACGCTCGAGGCCGAGGCGCGTACCGGCACCGGCCGAATCTACACCCTGGAACCCCGCGTCTTTTCTGTGGTACCGCGCTGGTTCGAGGCAATCTGGGCCCGATCGCTGGCGCTGCTCTTTGTTACGGCGCTGCTGCTCGTAGCAGTCACCGCGATGCAGCGACGCCAGGTTGCGCGGCTTGCGGCACAGAACCGGGCGCTCGACGAGACCGTCAAGGTACGGACCCGGGAGCTGGAGGTCGCCAATCGACAGCTTCGAGATCAGGCGGAGCGTGATGCGCTGACCGGGGTTGGCAATCGCCGCCTGTTCGACCAGAAAATGTGTGAAGTCTTCGACGAGGTGTTGGAATACGGCACCTCGATGGCGCTGCTCCTCGTGGACGTTGATCACTTCAAGCGCTACAACGATGCCCATGGCCATCAGGCCGGTGACTGGCTGCTGTCCAAACTCGCCCGGGTATTGGCCAACAACGTTCGCGACGACACGGTGGTTGCACGCTACGGCGGCGAGGAGTTTGCTGTGGTTGTCCCGCGCTGCGACAACCTGTCGGCAGCCCGCCTCGCACGACGCCTCGTGCGTCAGGTTTCAGAAGAACTCGATGAGGTGACCGTGAGCATCGGCGTTGCGGGCTACGCTGCCGAGCGCGACGAGAGCCCGGACGACCTGATCAGCCGCGCGGATCAAGCGCTCTACAGCGCCAAGAACCAGGGGCGCAATCGGTTCGTATTGGCTGCCTGA
- a CDS encoding DUF6702 family protein → MNSPFRRLIGLALLLGANLAIAHEQKAAVTTIENNPRTGKVEVIHRFLLHDVEHAARDLGWPSSDLLSNPEDQARFAAYVASRFQVGLRDRGPVSLDLVGQEAEGRYLWVYQEHSGDLKLGSLVVSNTVLRAIWPEQHHLVNVKLVDEVRSLLFTAGTTRLAMD, encoded by the coding sequence ATGAACAGCCCTTTTCGTCGATTGATTGGGCTGGCGCTGCTGCTTGGCGCCAACCTTGCGATCGCTCACGAGCAAAAGGCGGCGGTCACGACAATCGAAAACAATCCCCGCACGGGGAAGGTTGAGGTGATTCATCGCTTCCTGCTGCACGACGTTGAGCACGCGGCGCGCGATCTCGGCTGGCCGTCCAGCGACCTCCTGAGCAATCCCGAAGACCAGGCGAGATTTGCGGCCTACGTGGCTAGCCGGTTTCAGGTGGGCCTCCGCGACCGCGGCCCCGTTTCGCTCGACCTCGTGGGTCAGGAAGCGGAAGGGCGCTACCTCTGGGTCTATCAGGAGCACAGTGGGGACCTCAAGCTGGGGTCGTTGGTGGTCAGCAACACGGTGCTGCGAGCGATTTGGCCGGAGCAGCATCATCTGGTTAACGTGAAGCTGGTTGACGAGGTTCGTTCGCTGCTATTCACCGCTGGCACAACCCGGCTGGCGATGGACTAA